From one Humulus lupulus chromosome 8, drHumLupu1.1, whole genome shotgun sequence genomic stretch:
- the LOC133794427 gene encoding polyphenol oxidase, chloroplastic-like: protein MASLSLAHPLVITSNPSAPTSRIPFPTKRSQVVLVRRLACKASATPSEGSAGTTDHDNQKNPRKLDRRDMLIGLGGLYGVAGLASDPFASATPVAAPDLSTCHVLKDGPEQPPLNPSDVKCCPPYSTDPPIDFKPARSFTKLRIRPAAQFLDPDGIAKYKKAVELMRALPEDDPRSFVQQAKVHCAYCNGVYDQVGSPSQYLQVHNSWLFFPFHRWYLYFYEKILGNLINDPTFALPFWNWDSPSGYQMPSIYVDPTSSLYDQYRNQTHLPPTIVDLDFTANELTTPAPAVTDAEQTATNLKIMYRQMVSCAKNATLFFGKPYRTGCPPNPGAGCIENIPHTPIHIWTGDTRTDNGEDMGHFYSAGRDPLFYSHHANVDRMWNIWKTLPGAKRVDISDPDYLNSTFVFYDENAQLVRVRVGDSLDSRKLGYVYEDVDLPWLKCKPRPVKSKIVKILKKLGVARAADTNITPLSQFPITLDKTITTVVARPKKSRSKLEKEDEEKVLVIQGIDYANDVPVKFDVYINDEDDDAITGPDKSEFAGSFATVPHSTTSVTNIKTELNLGISDLLEDIDADDDDKVKVTIVPKSGKGKVKIDGIKIDFIS, encoded by the coding sequence ATGGCTTCTCTCTCCCTTGCTCACCCGTTGGTGATCACCAGTAATCCTTCTGCTCCAACTAGTCGAATCCCATTTCCCACTAAACGCAGTCAAGTTGTCTTGGTACGTAGACTTGCATGCAAAGCCAGTGCCACTCCATCCGAGGGTAGTGCTGGCACTACTGATCATGATAACCAAAAAAACCCTAGAAAACTTGACAGGAGAGACATGCTGATAGGCCTCGGAGGACTCTACGGCGTTGCTGGCCTGGCCTCAGACCCGTTCGCTAGCGCAACCCCAGTGGCGGCACCGGACCTATCGACATGCCACGTGCTAAAGGATGGACCTGAACAACCACCCCTGAATCCGTCGGATGTAAAATGTTGCCCACCATACAGCACCGATCCTCCTATTGACTTCAAACCAGCTCGATCATTTACTAAATTACGAATTCGGCCCGCAGCTCAATTTCTCGACCCTGATGGCATTGCCAAGTACAAGAAAGCCGTAGAGCTAATGAGAGCTCTTCCTGAGGATGACCCGAGAAGCTTCGTTCAACAAGCCAAAGTACATTGTGCCTACTGCAACGGCGTGTATGACCAAGTTGGGTCTCCGAGCCAGTACCTTCAAGTCCACAACTCATGGCTCTTCTTTCCTTTCCACCGTTGGTACTTGTACTTTTACGAGAAGATCTTGGGAAATCTCATCAACGATCCCACTTTCGCCTTACCATTTTGGAACTGGGACAGCCCATCTGGCTACCAGATGCCGTCCATATACGTCGATCCTACCTCGTCGCTTTACGACCAGTACCGCAACCAAACTCACTTGCCGCCAACCATAGTCGATCTTGACTTCACAGCAAACGAACTTACAACCCCCGCGCCTGCCGTGACTGATGCGGAACAGACAGCAACAAATCTCAAAATCATGTACCGCCAGATGGTCTCCTGTGCCAAAAATGCAACGCTCTTTTTTGGCAAACCTTATAGGACTGGTTGCCCCCCAAACCCGGGAGCAGGTTGCATCGAGAACATTCCCCACACACCGATCCATATATGGACTGGCGACACGAGAACGGATAATGGGGAGGACATGGGACACTTCTACTCTGCTGGGCGAGATCCCTTGTTTTACAGCCACCATGCTAACGTTGACCGAATGTGGAACATCTGGAAAACTCTTCCGGGCGCCAAAAGAGTGGATATAAGCGACCCAGATTATCTCAACTCCACGTTCGTGTTCTATGATGAGAATGCTCAGTTGGTTCGTGTTAGGGTTGGCGACTCACTCGACAGTAGAAAATTAGGGTACGTTTACGAAGATGTTGATCTTCCCTGGCTAAAGTGCAAGCCTAGGCCAGTTAAGTCAAAGATCGTCAAAATTTTGAAGAAACTCGGAGTGGCTCGTGCCGCCGACACTAATATAACGCCGCTCAGTCAGTTCCCGATAACGTTGGATAAGACGATAACGACCGTGGTGGCGAGGCCAAAGAAGTCGAGAAGCAAGCTTGAGAAGGAAGACGAAGAAAAGGTTTTGGTGATTCAAGGGATTGACTATGCCAATGATGTGCCGGTGAAGTTCGACGTCTACATTAACGACGAGGACGACGATGCCATTACTGGGCCTGACAAGTCAGAGTTTGCAGGAAGCTTCGCTACCGTGCCACATTCGACTACCTCTGTTACAAACATCAAGACGGAGCTGAATTTGGGAATATCGGATCTTTTGGAGGATATCGATGCTGATGACGATGACAAGGTGAAAGTGACTATAGTTCCGAAGAGTGGTAAGGGGAAAGTTAAGATTGATGGCATCAAGATTGATTTTATCTCTTGA